In the genome of Pungitius pungitius chromosome 5, fPunPun2.1, whole genome shotgun sequence, the window CATTTTGGTGCAGATTGGATTTATAATCCAACTAACCTCactctctgtttgtttttcagactgTTTGCGAAGTCACTTCAGTGGATGGCCACAGAAGTGGAGGCCAGATGGAAATTGGGTCACATGACCGCCTCCAGGAAGGCGTTGTGAGCCTGGAACTGACCAACGGGGTGAAACACTACCCTAATGATGATTCGACATCTAGTGaaacagagcagcagagggcaggAAGCGTGCCTCCAAGGCAGAGCTGGTTGTCAGTACACGGCAAGGTCAGTGACACCCAACAACCATGCTGGAACCGCGACAGCGACACGACCCCTGGTAAACCTGTCCACCACGCGGACATGGAGGACGCCCACAATCTAGTGGCTTTTTCTGCTATTGCCGGTTCCCTGCCTccatcctcctcgtcctgcCTCGTGCGGCCTAACACGGCGCAGCTGTATGAGAAGTTCAGCAAGGAGAAGGGTGTTGAGGGGGCACAGGCCAAAGGCTCTGCGGAAGCTCCCGATACTCCAGAAGACCTCAACACCCTACAGGCAGCACTGAGCCAAGCCAAACACGGAACCAAGCCCCCCAACTGCAACTGTGATGGGCCCGACTGTCCAGACTACCTGGAGTGGCTTGAGAAGAAGATCAAGTCTGCAGCCAATGAGGACCAAGGTGCCTGCAAGATGGCCGATGCTCCCCCGCACTTGCAGCCTCACCTACAAACAAACCATCTGCAGCAGCCCCGCCAGATGAACGGTGGCCACCGTCTGTCTGTTACTTCAtacccccagcagcagcagggaagtCAAGCCCCTAATCCAGGCCAAGGGCCGTGTTCCAAACCACCGATTCCCTGCTCTCCCCAGGTGCTCTCCATAGCCAAGGAAAACAACATAAGTCTTCAGACAGCCATTGCCATTGAAGCCCTGACCCAGTTGTCTGGCACTGGTCCACAACCGGCCATCTCACCAGGTCAACTTTCCTACAACAGcaacctccaccaccaccaccaccatacGCAGAACCTCCCATCTCAACCTTCCAATGGCAATGGCTTGATCGTGTCCTCTCCCAGCACCCACTCATCTTCCTCACGCTCTCAATCAGTTCCTCCGGGACAAAACACCATTCAGCAGGGCTCGCTTTCCTCTGAGCACCACAGGCCCCAATCCCAGGGCCAGCCACCCCATGCTACCCCTCTCCCATCCTCTACCTCTCCCTTCCCGGGTCAGGGAAAACATCCAGGCTTCAGCTCTAATCCCCCGCAGTGGCAGCAAGGCTCAGGCAGAGGCTCCGAACAGAGGAACCCGTGGATGTGTAAAAAGTCCGAGCCTCAGTCTCACTACGCCGCTGCCCCTCACAGCAGCTCAGACCCCATGTCGGAGCTCAAACAGCTGCTTGGTGACACCAGTGGCAAGTTCAGCCACTCGCATTTCAAGCTTCCAGTCTCCCAACCGATCACCTTGAACCAGAATGGAGGTATCCAGGACCAGGACAACCCAGTATTGGCCAGGATTAAGCAAGAACCGGACTCTGGGGAGAGCTACCATCACATTCCCTCCATGGGACATTACGGTATGGTTAACGGTCAGCCGCAGGGTCAGCACTACACTggccctcctctgtctcctggcCAAGCAGCCATCAGCCTATCCACTCAGGCAGCTCTGCAACAACACCTTCACTACAAGAGGAACCTCTTCTCTAACCACTCCCCTGGCTTCGGAGCACCGGGCCCTCGTGCCCCTATGACTTGTCAAAACTTGAAAAAATGGTGGCCCCAGGTGAACGCAGAAGGTTTGCCACATCTCGCCATGAAACAGGAACCCAAGGAACCCAAGAAGAGGAAAAGCAGTCAAGGATCTCCTCTCATAAAAGCTGCGAGTGGGATGCTTCCAGGCCCTCCCCTGCCCAAACCTAAACAGATAGTCATCAAGAAGACCAAGCAGAAAGCCTCCCTGCCAACCTTCCTGCCTCCGGTTCAGATCACCGTACAAAAACCATCAGCCCTCATGATGAACAGAGCCCTGACCAGCCTGCAACCAggtcctcacccctctctgccCCTCCACAGTAACTGcactcaggctgctgctggaggcctctCTGCCCCAGCCCAATCTCAGGTATCCATCTCCAACTCCCCAATGACTCCCTCTTCCACTGTTTCTGGTTTGTCAGAAAACCCTCCTCTAGTCCAACCTGCGGCCCCCGTAGCTCATGCCACGTCAGAGGGAGTGGGCAGCCTGGCCCCAGTtaacaccagcaccaccacatcCAGCGCCTCGCAATTACAGAACGTCATCAACATAGACCCGAAGTACGAAGATCTGATCCGCCAGTTTGAGGCTGAATTTGGGGACTCGCCTCCAGACGCAGCTGCCAGTCAGCCAAAGGAGGTCGGTGCCACAGCCCCTCAGCAGAGGAATCAGTCCGAGACCGGCACTCAGGACATCAGTCTCCCGTCATCTTCCACCTCCCAATCAGCTCCCTCAATTCTCGCCAACCGAGCGGGTTCGACATCCCATCCAGATAACCGGGAGATGGAAGTCAGCAAGGAGGAATCGGGGCCCCAGAGTGAGGCCACCTTGAACCAGGCCTCCACAGAAAGCCCCATGCGCGATATCTCACTACATCGTCAGGCTCTTCtgaaccagcagcagctgtcaGAGAATGCCTTCAACATGCCGTGTTCTCCGCTACCCAAACGCATGAAGATTGAGACCTCGGGTGACATAGCAGTACTTTCCACCACATGTTATTCTGAGGAGGACACCCCCACCAAGGACAGCCTGCCTGCTTCGCCATCCCTCAGAGGCTTCCTGGAGTCTCCTCTGCGCTACCTGGACACCCCCACCAAGACCTTGCTGAGTACTCCCTCGAAGGATCTGCAGGCAGAGTTCCCTACCTGCACCTGTGTGGGTAAGTCAGTGtgttggtgtctgtgtgtggttgcTTTCCATCAACATACATTACTTTTCAGTCTACTATAAATAATAGTATTAATAATCTCACGAAAAAATCACACCACTCAAATAATGCCAGATCATTTTTGTGTGCAGTAGAATTGATATTTTTCTGTAAGCGGCGCAAAGGCTTTACAGCAGCAAGAGAGCATGTTCTGCAAGTAggacttatttaaaaaatattacctggaaatgtttcatttgattcGATCAAGCTGGAAAGCTGGTCTTTTCACAACCCCCCCTGCTTTTGTAGTTTCTCTGTCTGGATGCCTGTTGGATTCGTGTTGGAGTGTGTCCCAGAATGTTTGTGTTGCCAGGGTGTGTGTCTGCGACCATCCAGCCCGCAACAGTGTGAGGCACTAAGGGCAGCGGGCATGAACAATGGTACTGGTGGCAGAAGGAGCCTTTTGTGTGAGTTTGGCTCTGCCAGGCAAGCAGAACAGAGCCTTTATTAGGCAGAAAGGGGTCCCATGTTCTTCCAGCTTGCTGTAGTAagcagtagtagtactagtagctGTGCTATGAAGGCAGATAATAAGTCTCTATAGTAAAGCCTGGTTACACACTGCCCTGTCAACTCCCTGTAACAGTGTTGAAAAGCTGGAATTAGACTTCCTCCTACACAAACAGATACAGTACGCAGCCACAATGTGtacagcgcgcgcacacacacacacacacacacacacacacacacacacacacaacacaatttCCATGCAAGAATTTATTTTGactcctccacttcctgcctCTGAGCCACGCCCTGGTGCCTCACCCCACCAACAGGGGAATGTGACCTCATATTGCCTCTgaactggagacacacacacacacaaccccccccgaCTGTGTGTCCACACTCTGGATGATCAGCAGAGAGTGTAAAGCATTCAGAGCTTTTAGATAATGTGGTTATCCAGAGTGTGTATGAGGAATACGTGTTGTGTACGGAAGCAGGAGCAACTCAGTAATGGATGTAGTATAAGAAAGCGATTTTACAGTGTGGCACATTCAACCGAGCAGTATGAGACAAAGAGATTGATGGTCGTAGGACACGGGTTATGACCAAAGACGTGTGTAGGACAATGGtcaaatacagacacacacacacacagagtcataCAAAACGTAAACACAGATGCTCAAACAGACACACCCTACTGCCTCACAACACCCTCGCACAGACTCACCACCTCAAAAAGCTCCTGCTTTTAAGTGTCTCCACACCAGCACCACGCCCTgcctgtgtgttcatgtgtgtttgtctgtcccACGCTGTAGAGGATTTAACTTCAGCCACAGAGAGTCGGTCCAAAAATACATCAGAAAAtaatctttgattttttttacaaaactgtATGTGATTGATGTGATTTTTAGCAAAGGAACTTACTGAAGTCAAAGGACTTCTACTGTTGAGATGATCAACTTAGGTAAAAACATTCAGCATCATCAGCCTCACGCGGGACTCTCTCCAGGTCCTAGTACATTAGGATCTGAGTCAGAGAAATACCTATATTTGTTATCAAAGTCAACAAGAACATTTATAAATTCTATGTTAAATCACTGCTAAAAAACTTTGGTGACATTGTTGagtgttaatatttaaatgttggtATTGTCGCTCTACAAATTGAAGTTACATGAGATTACATGATCAAAGCTGTTATTGTAGCCCCTGCAAATAATGTGCTACTAAAGTGAGTCAAATTTtgcttcacttcctctcttAGTGTAGCATAAGGAAGTTAAGAAATGAAACCCACATGTGGTATTACTTCTGTTAATATCTCATAACAATAAACCAGGCTGAATATACGCTACCATTCATTGTTTATTGTAAATAATAATGTACAATTAAGTGTGGAATTGGCAATAGCGCCTTTTTAGGTTGTGTTTTTCCCTCACCCTGTACCGCCTCTTTCTCTAGAACAAATCCTGGAGAAGGATGAAGGACCCTACTACAATCACCTTGGATCTGGACCCACTGTAGCCTCCATACGAATCCTGATGGAGAACAGGTGAGtcctttcctcttctcttccctttttcctttcctcagaatcatcagaatcagaattcgcTTTTTTGGCTTACATGGAATTGTACTACGGTTTATCCTTTGCTCTCCACGTACTGTACATTGAGTCTCTTTTTACAAAATGATCGAGgtagatataaaaaaaacaaaaaaacatgatagGACAGCACACAAAGCAGCTCCAACAGATCCTGAGGGAGGTTCCTATGATGTTaatgttggagggggggggggggggggggactcatccCAGTCATCCTCATACTTCATGAGTTTGTCCGGGTTCTGGAGGGAAGTTGGTAATCCACTGAGTATCGTCAACACTAGCCTCATAAAGGGCTTCATGACCACACACGTACATGCTGTCGCTTTCCTTGTCTCCCCctcttcaaccccccccacccccctcccctgctgtCCTGCGCTCACTTTGTCCCCAGGGAATCTGTGACCCAGGAGAAACAGGAAATATCAGCATCATCAGCATAACACGGGCAGAAAAACAAGGGTGGCAGGAGATGATAGCTGGGAATGAGATAAATAAgggagtgtatatatatatatatatatatatatatatatactatataaaatcacaaaaagagagagagagagggagagatggagagagaggaaaagagactcAAGGGAGGAACGATGGTGCATATTTTGCTCACTAATATCAAGTTTTATATTACGTAACAGCCCTCAGCATTTATTAGGCTGCCATTTGGTGTTCCAAGATGCAAGTAATGTTCACACATACAAAGCTGTAATTTGCTCTCTTTAAAACCTCCAATGTAACGAATAAACTCCGGATAAAATTTGAGTTAAAGATATATgaactttctctttttaaatgaaaaacagatCACTGTTTGATAGCCT includes:
- the tet3 gene encoding methylcytosine dioxygenase TET3, which encodes MEIGSHDRLQEGVVSLELTNGVKHYPNDDSTSSETEQQRAGSVPPRQSWLSVHGKVSDTQQPCWNRDSDTTPGKPVHHADMEDAHNLVAFSAIAGSLPPSSSSCLVRPNTAQLYEKFSKEKGVEGAQAKGSAEAPDTPEDLNTLQAALSQAKHGTKPPNCNCDGPDCPDYLEWLEKKIKSAANEDQGACKMADAPPHLQPHLQTNHLQQPRQMNGGHRLSVTSYPQQQQGSQAPNPGQGPCSKPPIPCSPQVLSIAKENNISLQTAIAIEALTQLSGTGPQPAISPGQLSYNSNLHHHHHHTQNLPSQPSNGNGLIVSSPSTHSSSSRSQSVPPGQNTIQQGSLSSEHHRPQSQGQPPHATPLPSSTSPFPGQGKHPGFSSNPPQWQQGSGRGSEQRNPWMCKKSEPQSHYAAAPHSSSDPMSELKQLLGDTSGKFSHSHFKLPVSQPITLNQNGGIQDQDNPVLARIKQEPDSGESYHHIPSMGHYGMVNGQPQGQHYTGPPLSPGQAAISLSTQAALQQHLHYKRNLFSNHSPGFGAPGPRAPMTCQNLKKWWPQVNAEGLPHLAMKQEPKEPKKRKSSQGSPLIKAASGMLPGPPLPKPKQIVIKKTKQKASLPTFLPPVQITVQKPSALMMNRALTSLQPGPHPSLPLHSNCTQAAAGGLSAPAQSQVSISNSPMTPSSTVSGLSENPPLVQPAAPVAHATSEGVGSLAPVNTSTTTSSASQLQNVINIDPKYEDLIRQFEAEFGDSPPDAAASQPKEVGATAPQQRNQSETGTQDISLPSSSTSQSAPSILANRAGSTSHPDNREMEVSKEESGPQSEATLNQASTESPMRDISLHRQALLNQQQLSENAFNMPCSPLPKRMKIETSGDIAVLSTTCYSEEDTPTKDSLPASPSLRGFLESPLRYLDTPTKTLLSTPSKDLQAEFPTCTCVEQILEKDEGPYYNHLGSGPTVASIRILMENRYGEKGSAIRIEKVVFTGREGKSSRGCPIAKWVIRRGSETEKLLCLVRHRAGHHCANAVIIILIMAWEGVPRALADKLYHELSGTLTSYGNPTSRRCGLNDDRTCACQGKDSESAGASFSFGCSWSMYFNGCKYARSKIPRKFRLQGDHPEEEDKLRDNLQHLATEVAPLYQKLAPQAYSNQCETESKAPECRLGSKEGRPFSGVTACMDFCAHAHKDQHNLYNGCTVVCTLTKEDNRSVKEIPEDEQLHVLPLYRISQTDEFGSQEAQRLKMQTKALQVLQAFRREVRKLPEPAKSCRQRRLEAKKANSEKKKTKLIQQGGATPDKTVVKAEVCITGSPQPQGNKAIIKQEVKPNIKKEPFNGSMDGYHVQAADPFNNIYPHPAYYARGGLPPTGQPSASDPVNGYHHNLPAMHYGYYNYSPNALFRPKLRTYEGRNGSLPKAGGKVAQADLKPDVQSLQARLTQSFPGHPEQANQPNLSAYTQHADHNQSRPSSACSEQSNRGTPVIKQEPADLPVYEGTAHGQAGANTPSSTPQPAAWQGHKFNGSIVPTNWEGHLHPKQGPEGSLLTPDKQQFHQHPQQRQSSPFPPQWTSYPGSNALNPSPAPSPSLQVPPSPSPSPHAGTAFPGNTRPSTPRSTAPQAGTPQPGSSHSGSVTPRPGTPGTPGPGTPRHWASPAPSPQPNAWAMGPAAYSPGLKHSNPAGAYADKIWSKTGESRCSTPLGLQEKAWKSGGGSMAGISPSPTPEGRLFPDALQQSDQACWTPNRAESDAESTKGREEYDEEEEWSDSEHNFLDPNIGGVAVAPAHGSILIECARRELHATTPLRKPDRSHPTRISLVFYQHKNLNQPMHGLAVWEAKMKLLAERALERQQEAALLGLSQDEIKALGKKRKWGAAAAGASPGPGQCKDKREGPVTRLAPTLHTSSTVTASPYAFTRLTGPYSHFV